The Canis lupus familiaris isolate Mischka breed German Shepherd unplaced genomic scaffold, alternate assembly UU_Cfam_GSD_1.0 chrUn_S1564H1752, whole genome shotgun sequence genome includes a region encoding these proteins:
- the LOC100686959 gene encoding LOW QUALITY PROTEIN: trace amine-associated receptor 2 (The sequence of the model RefSeq protein was modified relative to this genomic sequence to represent the inferred CDS: deleted 2 bases in 2 codons; substituted 2 bases at 2 genomic stop codons), with amino-acid sequence MEMDLAQDIKMDLGQPLGVQAVMFSFMAGAIFIMVFGNLAIIISISYFRMLHTPTTFLILSMVVTGFLLGLTIMPYSIVRSVETCWYFGFTFCKIHYSFDLMLGIPSIFYLCSVAIDRFYAICYPLCYSTKMTISLTKRLLLLCWSVPQAFAFXVVFSEAYAHGIEGYDILVACSSSCPVMFNKLWGTTLLMAGFFTPGSVMVEIYGNIFAVSRKHARTINNLPENQNNQMRKDKKVAKTLGIVMSVFLLCWFPCFFTILLDPFLDFSTPVVLFDALIRFVYFNSTCNPLIYCFFYPWFXRELKYILPGKIFSSHFHNTNLFTQKETE; translated from the exons ATGGAAATGGATCTTGCCCAGGATATCAAAATGGATCTTGGACAACCACTGGGTGTCCAAgctgttatgttttcatttatggcAGGAGCCATATTCATCATGGTGTTTGGCAATCTTGCCATAATCATTTCCATTTCCTACTTCAGGATGCTTCACACACCAACCACCTTCCTCATCCTCTCCATGGTAGTCACTGGTTTCCTCCTGGGACTCACC ATCATGCCCTATAGTATTGTCAGATCGGTGGAGACTTGCTGGTATTTCGGGTTTACATTTTGCAAGATTCATTACAGTTTTGACCTGATGCTTGGCATACCATccatt ttttatctttgctcTGTGGCCATTGATAGATTTTATGCTATCTGTTACCCTTTATGTTATTCTACAAAAATGACGATTTCCCTCACTAAGCGGTTGCTACTTCTCTGCTGGTCCGTCCCCCAAGCATTTGCTTTCTAGGTGGTCTTCTCAGAGGCCTACGCCCATGGTATAGAAGGCTATGATATCTTGGTGGCTTGTTCCAGTTCCTGCCCAGTGATGTTCAACAAGCTATGGGGAACCACCTTGTTGATGGCAGGTTTCTTCACTCCTGGGTCTGTGATGGTGGAGATTTATGGCAATATTTTTGCAGTATCAAGAAAACATGCTCGTACAATCAATAACTTgccagaaaatcaaaataatcaaatgaGGAAAGACAAAAAAGTGGCCAAAACTTTAGGAATAGTGATGAGTGTTTTCTTATTATGTTGGTTTCCCTGTTTCTTCACAATTTTATTGGATCCATTCCTGGACTTCTCTACTCCCGTGGTTTTGTTTGATGCTTTGATACGGTTTGTCTATTTTAACTCCACATGTAATCCCTTAATATATTGTTTCTTCTATCCCTGGTTTTGAAGAGAACTGAAGTACATTTTACCAGGTAAAATTTTCAGCTCACATTTCCATAATACTAATTTGTTTACTCAAAAAGAAACCGAATAG
- the LOC119878376 gene encoding trace amine-associated receptor 4, whose translation MMNSPDIYNPPELQFCFALVNNSCPRNMRSMLSVCTMYIVMIGAIVMTMLGNLVVIISIAHFKQLQHPTNFLILSMATTDFLLSCVVMPFSMVRSIESCWYFGDLFCKVHSCCDIMLCTTSIFHLCFISVDRYYAVCDPLHYVIKITIPVIEVFLLISWSIPIFFAFGLVFSELNLIGTEDFVAAIDCTGLCILIFNKLWGVLASFIAFFLPGTVMVGIYVHIFTVARKHARQIGMGPIKRQAGSESKMKVSSKTESKATKTLSIVMGVFVLCWLPFFVLTIIDPFINFTTPEDLYNVFLWLGYFNSTFNPIIYGMFYPWFRKALRMIVTGTIFHPDSSTLNLYPADT comes from the coding sequence ATGATGAATTCACCTGACATTTACAACCCTCCAGAACTACAATTTTGCTTTGCCTTGGTCAACAATTCATGCCCTAGAAATATGAGGTCTATGCTGAGTGTGTGTACCATGTATATTGTCATGATTGGTGCTATAGTGATGACCATGTTGGGCAACCTGGTTGTGATAATTTCCATTGCCCACTTCAAACAGCTCCAGCATCCTACCAACTTTCTGATCCTATCCATGGCCACCACTGACTTTTTGTTGAGCTGTGTGGTCATGCCTTTCAGTATGGTCAGGTCCATTGAGTCTTGCTGGTATTTTGGAGACCTCTTCTGCAAAGTCCACAGCTGCTGTGACATCATGCTCTGTACCACCTCTATTTTTCACCTCTGCTTCATCTCAGTGGATCGCTACTATGCTGTCTGTGACCCTTTGCATTATGTCATCAAAATTACCATCCCTGTAATAGAGGTCTTTCTGCTCATCAGTTGGTCTATTCCCATCTTTTTTGCCTTTGGCCTGGTATTCTCAGAGTTAAACCTAATTGGTACAGAGGACTTTGTTGCAGCCATTGACTGCACAGGTTTGTGtatattgatatttaataaaCTCTGGGGGGTGCTGGCTTCCTTTATAGCCTTCTTTCTCCCTGGAACTGTAATGGTGGGGATTTATGTACACATTTTCACAGTAGCTAGGAAGCATGCTAGGCAAATTGGCATGGGTCCTATCAAGAGACAAGCTGGGtcagaaagcaaaatgaaagtatcatccaaaacagaaagcaaggcCACCAAGACATTAAGCATAGTCATGGGAGTGTTTGTGTTGTGCTGGCTGCCCTTTTTTGTCTTGACAATCATAGaccctttcattaattttacaACTCCTGAAGATTTGTACAATGTCTTCCTCTGGCTGGGTTATTTCAATTCCACTTTCAATCCCATTATATATGGCATGTTTTATCCCTGGTTTCGAAAAGCATTGAGGATGATTGTCACTGGAACAATCTTCCACCCTGACTCTTCTACCCTAAACCTATATCCTGCAGATACTTAG